The genomic window tcgaatacgacacagaatatgttagcaaatatttttattgtatggggagaatgtttacaacagtgcttcgcgaaattttgtatgtgaatgggcgaggcgaaataaacttaaattgccaagtgtgaagttccttcatacttacaaacgcaacatcttagtTGAATggtgttatggaaacgcatctatggtggaagcagtaaggaaggcggtcggcatgatgtgttggtgcacagtggctagtcattgtcggctggggtgggtccttgccaaccttactgttcctgcgccataagcagaaaaaagttcctatcatgcctatcaaaactgaaagctgtcaaaatcaaaaaccctgacagaagcgcagagaccgactcaaaacgcttatcaatacaaaataaaacaacatccggtcgaaccggatgtcacggacagaccgttaacattcaaaaatttaaattcaaactcaaaaaaaaaactgacgcaaaaaaaactaccgaaccggacatggccggttactaacgctgaaaatcaaattcagaaaaaactgctgaaaaatataattgcaaaaaaaaaaaagctgaaaattaaaatgaaaaagaaatgggccgaatatacagaggggcgccgcgggtgttgttgcgacgcccggtgcttagcccaccctcaaaaaccatggccaccgacgcacctaaatttcggtggccccttacctgtattacctagtgccttctaaatcaaaaggactgccagcattcccattttaattacaatttatttatcattcattattaatattttaaagcTTGTCTTTGAAAAATTATTGGAGCATTAGctaaattccaaatataaactATGCTGTCTAACAACAAAggtatttaaattaatttgcttatgtttggttaacaaaaaatatatataaagttctgttttggttGTTATCCTAAGGGGTTGCCCTTAAAGTACATCGTTACGATAATCACTTGTtatctgtatttttttttttctccacaTACAAACATTATTATGATGTTATAGTAGAACTCATTTTTGAGTGTAACCTAATATCTAATCGGTATAATgctaatgcgcatagtataatgataataatatctaatatgtaCTAAAGAGTGTTtaccaaaagcaataaagatgaaattgcgatagcaatatgtattacgtgcacgtaaatcactttcgtcttgttgttcggaAGATATTGTtcgcaatagggattcatatgtatatatatatatatatatatattgcagttgtaagatataaaaaaaaattgaattcaaaatccTTTTGCTAATTCGTGCATACTCgacaatcgacgaatggctgctgtcgcaaaaaaaaatttcattaaatttgtgGTTAAGCTTCCAAAATGAATCGCTAAAATGTTCGCGTGATAGCGACGGCTTGTTATCAATAAattttatagagctaacttcaaacgTTTTAAGGCGACAAAATATATCCTTAAAATGATCAAAAAAAAAGAtgtatgctttgttttttttatgtaaagctaaggcttaggtaggtattaggtaAATGGAATTACACTAGtaaattgctgaatacaattttagttatatttaaagagttttgtttgatatgttatatataagatgcattcacaaataaacgaagtatgtTGGAATTAGTGTTGAGCGTTCTAACAGGTAAATGCTGCTTGACCTGACTGAGACAAAACTacctgtttatttgtgaacaaaccttaaaatgtgtaaataaacTGTTGTTGCATTCTTTAACATCTTGTCAAGTTGCAAAACCTGAGTGTTCATAtagtaattcttttggttagataattAATACAAGCTAAACTTAAATAGTGGCAACCatttatgtgtaactttttttttctataatacgttaaactatcctttcatcttttatgttgataattcaaaaaaaaaatgtcgtaattttgacaaaaaagatcgatccttgtcgaatggtttacccggggtatataaaaccctctaagtaccacttggaagttcctttaactaccctgcaaaaattctctcgtcattccacgccgtttgaCTAGTTATTATACAGTCATAGATTATATTCTTAGTCACATTTGcctgggcgtgggtaagtttcgtgaccagaatttttttgtagggtaattagtTTAGGTCTATACAAGGCtgatacttacatggccgccagagtacgtgccatgggcctctgccggcgtggttactggtgatgttgattttGCCGGTGAAGTTGACGCTGATGTTTGTTGTGGtacgcggtcttgggcgcgctgtgctgGTACTGttgatggttgttgcgctctggtccgaggtgtaCTGGTGGTGGCTGTTCTTGTTGAACCTGTTGATTTGGGCGTATTCCCTTCTCACCCCCTCTCGTTTGAAGGAACCTAGGAGGATCTTTGAAAGACCGCTTCCTTTGCTGTTGCTGCGTCTTCTCGTTTtatttattaacgtaaatacaagTTAATAGACATATCTGCGCACATAaatgtatagatatatatatgttTCTTTGGGTGCAAAATAAAATCTTCTTCGTTCTAGTCGGTGATGATTTATTAAAACAGTCTGGACAAGCTTAGTCGACTTAATTTCACTACTTATTGCGAAAAGTCCTGTTTTCGAAGCCAAATGTATTTAGTATATACGACGTTTTTGTGTGGCCAAATAGCAGCTCATAACCTCTGCTATGAAATTGTTCGACTCCCAGGATTTGCAGTCGGGTCACATCTATGTATATTTTATGTACATAAACACgtgtcctttttcttttatttcttccaATTTTTTTCCGTATTTTTTTCGTGTCTACGGCCGGAGAAAACGTGCgattctttctttttttcttttctattttttgtcTTCGACTTAGCGCCGGAAACTCGTGCGATTTTTAgtcatggccggtctgtctgttcccttcttttttgatactttttatcgcaactttcgccacatcactaggtgtgttcgcccCAAGTGGACaatggcgatgttattggaatgcataagcttgtgttaaacgcatctatatgaaaaatgtcattgtaccgcggccttaatTAATGACAAAGATCCAACACATTTCTTTTTAACGCCTCGcctaaattatatcctaggtgaaatgtcattgttctgctatattttattgactgagcaatttttgtggtaagaattccattgaaataaatttaaaattatatgtgggttaacgactatgtggcaaattttgtgagcagtattttgaatttttgcctaagtgaaaaagaaagaaaaataccaaaatcatgGCTACTgccgaaaattgaaaaaatggacCAGCAGACCAAATGGAGTTGGAAGAGCTAAAATTGACtacagtttaaccttgccactttgttcgataacataaaatgtttctactcatctcagcttaagcggcctgAAAACCCGGGCCTTAATATATAGGGACTCGTTGTATAACACTGTACAACTTAATTCGTCATATGTTTAAAGCTGCTGTACATTTTAGATCAAAATCCTGGCCGAGATACAATGAACTTCTTCATATAGGTGCGTTCAAAGCATAGTGTACAAggacaagtgtgttgacttctttctgacaggcactcgcttaagtgagcataacgggaaaatcttggttgccattgttgtttcgtttgacaacggtcaattagggttctgtgcagagacgtaaaagattgaaacagggtttacgtagtcacaaaagtgttgctcctatactacagcattttaattttatatcatagcgaaaattgttcagttcagagttttTGATTTTCTTTGAAAACTTAATTTAATACATGAGGTTACTCCTAAGagtaaaaagcatagaaaacgtagagttttcaaattattgtgaaacacATTTTAAGctcaacaacaaagtatatcgaTAAAATATATTCTAGGATTTCTGTACgcaagttcattatatttttgTAATACAAGAACCAGTAAAAATCAGAGAAAACTTAGAGtttttcaagttattgttaaccactttttaatttgaatttctgtacccaagttcactatatttgtgtaacacaagaatctggaggtcaattccttaattatgaaaaactgaaaaatgtacacttattgaaaactcatttgcacacacaatttacactttgaatttagttgtgcacaaaattttgaaactaaaaacaaaattttcatttgtcagaaaaaataaaaaaaaacggcgTATTGtaaaaaaaccctatcgaaatacaaactggcttgtttgtttttaatgaactacgttttatttttcttgtatttcgttggttttttttaaatatagtacaCATACTTACACCAGTTCTGAAACCTTATTGGCAAAAACTATAAGACAAAAACTAtaagacaaaaaatataagagaaatacatagaaaataaagtagtgtcatataggagtttgatttgtttgcacttacagcaccattttatttgcaggaaaCTTTCACAGCTAcgaaaattaaggcggatttacacagacgctttggttgtgctGCATTCTTTAATTCATCTGTAGGGAGAAGTatcaaaaatttacataaatgcattcgttgcgtgcctacgctttgacaacacCATAGGGAAACAATGAAACGCCATACGTTAtatttgctttgaagcgaccaaagcgtttatataattttgcccttatacATTTGTGTAAACAGTCTTAGAAGTGAAAATATTCCATgctacacgtgtggcgctttatatttttactctaatttaaataaattttgctttccgtatgttttcgCATTGTTGCAGGCAACAAATCTTCTGGTTTTCcttttccgcggaaatatatgcaactatttcatctgtaaatactacaaagttttattaaacaaacaaatgcaactcatattgaagtactcttacgtaccaataATGCAACTCTgtacctgagatttgcatcaggtgagcgaggcattttgtagttttgacgtttatcgcttagtagacacacttgtataggtacagtATGGCAAGGGCCGTCTTATAATTCATAAGATTTGAACACATTTACATATATGACAAAGGTGATTGTGGCTTGGCCATTATAATTTTATGAGGTAATCGATAAGTTGGCTTCGAGAAAAACTCAATTGGTATCGATACGAtcttgtttttgtgttttcctatcAGCTGTTGCAAGTGAACAAAATTGGTCTAGGCCTTTCGTTTTGTGCGTTTTTATAGAAAATAGTTGGAAAATGGATGAATGTGAAACAGAAAATCGTAGCGAGGATACAAAAGATTGTAGTTCCGGTTTTAAACTTAAAGAAAAAACTGAAATTGAAAAGCTAGAGATTGAAGAACTATGCTCCTACATATCAGAACTACATGACCAgctaaaagataaagataaggaaatccataaatacaaagaaaaatataaacaactggtaaggaattttaaataaaatagtagACACGACGTGCTCACAACAAATATTTGTAGTTACTGCAAATAGAAGAAGACAAAACAACAGCGAAAAATCAGATGCCTGACCAGGCAACTCAAACCACCATGACTGCAGGGGAAGTCCCAGATGGAAAGGAAAGTACGTAGTCTTGaaatctttatttttttaaattaaaatagagGCAAAACCTATTAGAAAGTTCACAATGTACTAAAAGTCACATTATTTGACTAATTTTTGCTTGCCACTGCTGCCACAAGAGCCGCACCACGCCCGGAACCATCTTCCGATAGCATTAGATCAAAGCTAAGTTTTGGGTCAACCAAGACACGCATAGCTTCACGCATATATTCGTCGAAGTGTGGGTGAAAACGATACACGGAACCATCTACGCCTACAACTACATGTGGTTCGGCTATTTTATTGATTAAACTACTTAAGCCTACAGCAGCCAATTTGGCAGCGCGCTTGGAAATGCATTCACATATAAATCGCAGTTTCTGACAATCTTCAACTGATGTCTTTTCCAAGCCGAACAATTCCTGGAGTAACAGTCGGGTTTGCCGAAACTCGGGAAACCCGTCATTTTCGATTTCCGAAATAAATCGCGTTTCAATGCAGCCTGCATTTTTATTTAGGATATTAATGAAGTTTTGTTTGTCCGTGCAACGATGAAAAATTAGATCTTTTATAATAGCATCTTGTAGCACCAACCGTACCAGTTCCCCCAAGTACATtcctaaaaaatatttgttattagTTTACTCTTACGCTAATTTGCAGTAGCATATAACAAAGACAAGCAAAAAATATCACACACATAAAACCAACGTCATTCTCAGCCAGTACATACCTGATAtcattttttcaaataattgtgTTCCCGCATTTAACGTTAATTTATCAACTGTGCGATCATAATCAGTGCGCATAAATTCCAACTGCCCGCTCTCTCCAAATGCACCCCATTCTGTATTTACTAATATATGACGCTTATCAGTTTTATATTCTATTTCTAATAAATCTGCATTTTCCACACGTTCCACATAACAAGCATTACAACCCGTACCAATAATAACACCAATGCGACATTCAGGATTTCTATGTGCGCAGGACATAAGCGTTCCGGTGGCATCATTTAACACAGCCATAACATCAATTATTAAATCACCACGCCGCGCTATTGCTTCTTTTAATAAACGAACTACGTCTTCCAGCTCTACACCTGCACATTTGAAACCTTTTGTCCAACGCACAAGTAGCGCTTTCGTTAAACCCAATTGTACGCAGGGAAAAGAGAATGTAAATCCGAGTGGTAAATGTTTGTCACCCAATGAATGTTCCACAACAAACTCAGCCAAACAATTAGCTATATGGTCGAAAAGTTGTGTACCCTCGCCTATCATTAAATCATTTGCGACTGCATATACCTTAGCATCAATTTCTGCTTCATGCTGTCCTTTAAGTGAAACTAGTAAAACACGAAAATTTGTACCACCCAAATCTAACGCCAAAAAATCGCCCTTTTCATCACCCGTAGGCAAATCTTGTACATATGTCATATAACATTTTATATCTGCTTGTGGTTGTGTAGTCTTGGATAGACCATTGCGTATTTCGCTCGTAAAGCGTTTATATATTTCTTGTAGTTGGGAATCGCTGATGCTGAATTCTTTGAGGAAATCTTTTAAGTTT from Eurosta solidaginis isolate ZX-2024a chromosome 3, ASM4086904v1, whole genome shotgun sequence includes these protein-coding regions:
- the Hex-C gene encoding hexokinase type 2 produces the protein MQDQNLKDFLKEFSISDSQLQEIYKRFTSEIRNGLSKTTQPQADIKCYMTYVQDLPTGDEKGDFLALDLGGTNFRVLLVSLKGQHEAEIDAKVYAVANDLMIGEGTQLFDHIANCLAEFVVEHSLGDKHLPLGFTFSFPCVQLGLTKALLVRWTKGFKCAGVELEDVVRLLKEAIARRGDLIIDVMAVLNDATGTLMSCAHRNPECRIGVIIGTGCNACYVERVENADLLEIEYKTDKRHILVNTEWGAFGESGQLEFMRTDYDRTVDKLTLNAGTQLFEKMISGMYLGELVRLVLQDAIIKDLIFHRCTDKQNFINILNKNAGCIETRFISEIENDGFPEFRQTRLLLQELFGLEKTSVEDCQKLRFICECISKRAAKLAAVGLSSLINKIAEPHVVVGVDGSVYRFHPHFDEYMREAMRVLVDPKLSFDLMLSEDGSGRGAALVAAVASKN